Proteins encoded together in one Planctopirus ephydatiae window:
- a CDS encoding MOSC domain-containing protein, giving the protein MPLGHITSLQVGRPQQRPALSDRQPAYWTGFWKSPVTGRLLLDAHGLEGDGQADLINHGGTDKALCIYAALHYPAWKTELQRDDFSYGAFGENLTVSGETLHEAEVCVGDLWAIGTARLQVSQPRQPCWKLGRRWEMTDLPGKVIQTGKTGWYLRVIQPGTLAQCDEITLIARPAPAWPISRLNQLMYREKQNISLLKEALALPFLSTSWRDTFMNRLHSS; this is encoded by the coding sequence AGCGGCCCGCGCTGAGTGACCGGCAACCCGCCTATTGGACAGGCTTCTGGAAATCTCCCGTTACAGGGCGATTACTCCTTGATGCTCATGGACTCGAAGGGGATGGACAGGCCGATCTCATCAATCATGGCGGCACCGACAAAGCCCTCTGCATCTATGCCGCCCTGCATTACCCCGCGTGGAAAACCGAACTGCAGCGAGACGATTTCTCTTACGGTGCCTTTGGCGAAAACCTCACTGTCAGTGGCGAAACTCTTCATGAAGCCGAAGTCTGCGTGGGCGATCTCTGGGCCATCGGCACAGCCAGGCTTCAGGTCTCTCAACCCCGTCAACCCTGCTGGAAGCTGGGCCGCCGCTGGGAAATGACTGATCTTCCCGGCAAAGTCATTCAGACCGGCAAGACGGGCTGGTACCTGCGCGTCATCCAGCCGGGAACCTTGGCGCAATGCGATGAGATCACACTCATCGCGCGACCGGCACCTGCCTGGCCCATCAGCCGCCTGAACCAACTGATGTACCGCGAAAAGCAAAACATCAGCCTGCTTAAAGAAGCTCTGGCGCTCCCGTTTCTCTCGACCAGTTGGCGCGACACCTTCATGAACCGCCTGCATTCGTCATAA